The Pseudomonas solani genome segment AAACCCCGCTGGAAACCCGGGTCGCCCGGGTGCGCCGTGCCCTGGAGAAAAAGCAGGCGGTGATCGTCTTCGACCCCGACAGCCAGCAATGCCAGCTGATGCTGCGCAGCGAAGTGCCGAAGGAACTGCTCGAGTCCGCCGAGGACGAGTGACCCTCCTCGCGCACCCTTTCACAACCGGAAAGCACCCGGGATGAACGGGCGCCGCCCCTGTGGAGCGGCGCCACGCATCGGCTTTCGCGGCTTACTGGTCCTTCTCGCAGTTGACCATCCACGGCA includes the following:
- a CDS encoding YheU family protein; this translates as MLIPHHLLEADTLTRLIEDFVTRDGTDNGDETPLETRVARVRRALEKKQAVIVFDPDSQQCQLMLRSEVPKELLESAEDE